A DNA window from Paraburkholderia sp. PGU19 contains the following coding sequences:
- a CDS encoding sigma 54-interacting transcriptional regulator: protein MLVGESGTGEEVTAQTIHLTGARHKRDFIAVNCGAMSPKPASARPMPLSQLAVDRSKRFSQPRSRRCRSTEGIRTVESKELSDSQRNALSDSTWPAARKRRTRSVPVVVSVCLTHHAKAKTSGYENCSRLAG, encoded by the coding sequence ATGCTCGTGGGCGAGTCTGGCACCGGTGAGGAAGTCACTGCTCAAACCATCCATCTGACAGGCGCCCGTCACAAACGGGATTTCATAGCCGTCAATTGCGGCGCCATGTCGCCGAAGCCTGCATCAGCACGTCCGATGCCACTGTCACAGCTCGCGGTTGATCGCTCGAAAAGGTTCTCGCAGCCAAGGTCGAGGCGCTGCAGATCAACAGAAGGTATCCGAACTGTCGAGTCAAAGGAACTTAGCGACTCTCAGCGCAACGCACTTTCCGATTCGACGTGGCCTGCTGCGCGGAAACGTCGCACACGCAGCGTCCCGGTGGTCGTGTCTGTGTGTTTGACTCACCATGCGAAAGCGAAGACGAGCGGGTATGAAAACTGCTCTCGGTTAGCCGGTTAG
- a CDS encoding hybrid sensor histidine kinase/response regulator, producing the protein MNNSPAAFSPHLADNPDADELPPPSRDFAGERKMLFVLLAASVLLPLICLAGYGYYDFQRRFADAVADSERSVRVAEEQALKVMDLNAELVSRIEEVLDDTPGTEVHNDEAPLHRRLGAIAGGFPQVAAISIFGESGSLLVSSRFFPVPPINVSQREDFLAARHLSPEQYFSQPMAASVSGASVFNIVKARTASDGTFLGTVSIALRRDYFIGFYQKLMQYDDGTFVGLYRRDGTLLASYPKREVAGGNLTSGALSDAFARKELNGELRTDRFADHEQHVVVYRRVGDYPLFVASGFLSSQLLAGWLRHLLFLSTLAAIPVSAIWALLAFSLRQLSAEERAWTSWRGEIARRLEAEASGRHLQKMSALGNLVSNVAHEFNNYAMAVTTNMAIARAKGLRDLEDEVSAVERATRNVEALVRTLMGATRKQPAKLTVVNLADAMPDLGPVARAAVGDSIEVTVDAPADVWSVRCDAAELEMAVLNIALNARDAMPLGGKLMLRAQNIEVASGTIEVLAGEYVLITASDNGTGMTPSVAEHAFEPLFTTKHKTTAAGLGLTQVQAFCELSGGVAKIISSPGAGSTLCLYLPRCPSRELPAADPVGVVSDPAMSGQHPVLLVEDNPDVAAGLIAVLELMGHQVTHLGNADDALLVLQAGKEFKLVLSDIQMPGESNGVDLAEWMKVNRPGQPVALMTGYADELERARRTGVPIFVKPFNVHELVPFMS; encoded by the coding sequence ATGAATAATAGTCCTGCGGCATTCAGCCCACATCTCGCTGACAATCCGGACGCCGACGAACTTCCGCCTCCTTCGCGCGATTTCGCTGGTGAGCGAAAGATGTTATTCGTCCTGTTGGCTGCCTCTGTCCTCCTGCCGCTCATCTGCCTTGCGGGCTACGGCTATTACGACTTCCAGCGCCGGTTTGCTGATGCCGTCGCCGATAGCGAACGTTCGGTCAGGGTAGCCGAGGAGCAAGCACTTAAGGTCATGGACCTTAATGCCGAGCTTGTGTCCCGCATTGAAGAAGTGCTCGACGACACCCCCGGCACAGAAGTCCATAACGACGAGGCGCCCCTTCACCGAAGACTGGGCGCAATCGCGGGTGGCTTCCCGCAGGTGGCCGCGATATCGATTTTCGGTGAATCTGGAAGTCTGCTCGTTAGCAGCCGATTTTTCCCCGTGCCTCCGATAAATGTCAGCCAACGCGAAGACTTCCTCGCCGCAAGACACCTAAGCCCCGAGCAGTATTTCTCACAGCCCATGGCAGCGAGCGTTTCCGGTGCCAGCGTCTTCAATATCGTCAAGGCGCGTACGGCAAGTGATGGAACCTTTCTAGGAACAGTGTCGATCGCACTCAGGCGGGATTACTTCATCGGCTTCTATCAAAAGCTAATGCAATACGACGACGGAACGTTTGTGGGACTCTATCGCCGCGACGGTACGTTGCTGGCTAGCTACCCGAAGCGAGAGGTTGCGGGAGGCAATCTGACATCCGGCGCCCTGTCGGATGCCTTCGCCCGGAAAGAGCTTAACGGAGAGTTGCGCACTGACCGGTTCGCAGACCACGAGCAGCACGTCGTCGTGTACCGGCGGGTAGGCGACTATCCCTTGTTCGTAGCGTCAGGGTTCCTTTCGAGCCAGCTTCTGGCTGGCTGGCTGCGGCATCTTCTGTTCCTGTCGACGCTTGCTGCCATCCCCGTTTCTGCGATATGGGCACTGTTGGCATTTTCGCTCCGGCAGCTATCGGCTGAGGAGCGCGCCTGGACAAGTTGGCGCGGCGAAATCGCTCGACGTCTGGAGGCCGAGGCATCGGGACGCCATTTGCAAAAGATGAGTGCTCTCGGCAACCTCGTTTCGAACGTCGCGCATGAGTTCAACAACTACGCCATGGCGGTTACGACCAACATGGCCATTGCCCGAGCCAAAGGCTTGCGCGATCTTGAAGACGAGGTGAGCGCGGTTGAGCGCGCGACCCGTAACGTGGAAGCACTCGTGCGCACCTTGATGGGCGCGACCCGAAAACAGCCAGCGAAGCTGACCGTGGTCAACCTTGCGGACGCAATGCCGGATCTTGGGCCCGTCGCGCGGGCCGCGGTTGGTGATTCGATAGAAGTCACCGTCGACGCTCCGGCGGACGTCTGGTCAGTCCGATGCGACGCAGCCGAACTCGAAATGGCAGTGCTTAACATCGCTCTGAACGCGCGCGATGCGATGCCGCTCGGTGGAAAGCTCATGCTTCGCGCTCAGAACATTGAGGTGGCATCGGGTACCATCGAGGTGCTAGCAGGTGAGTACGTCCTTATTACAGCTTCGGATAACGGCACGGGTATGACGCCATCGGTCGCTGAGCACGCCTTTGAGCCACTTTTCACGACAAAACACAAGACTACAGCGGCCGGACTTGGCCTGACACAGGTACAGGCATTCTGCGAACTGAGTGGTGGTGTGGCGAAAATCATCAGTTCGCCCGGTGCAGGTTCAACATTGTGTTTATATTTGCCGCGATGTCCCTCGCGGGAGCTGCCTGCGGCCGATCCCGTTGGCGTTGTATCCGATCCGGCGATGTCCGGACAACACCCCGTCTTGCTAGTCGAAGATAATCCGGACGTCGCCGCAGGTCTGATTGCCGTGCTTGAACTGATGGGGCATCAAGTCACGCATTTGGGGAATGCGGACGATGCATTGCTCGTTTTACAGGCGGGCAAGGAGTTTAAACTTGTGCTGTCGGATATTCAAATGCCAGGCGAGTCGAATGGAGTCGACCTAGCCGAGTGGATGAAAGTCAATCGGCCGGGACAACCCGTGGCCCTGATGACGGGATATGCTGACGAGTTGGAGCGGGCCCGCCGCACCGGCGTGCCCATCTTTGTGAAACCATTTAACGTCCATGAGTTAGTGCCCTTTATGTCTTGA
- a CDS encoding enoyl-CoA hydratase-related protein: MFDSSSPRARFGFQRALRNLMDCLDTLDRVRFPVICAVQGGCIGGGLDLAVACDIRICTTDAFFALQETELGMTADLGVLQRLPKVIPAGVARQMAYTSERLSAERALAVGLVNAVLPDAKALLGHAMELARIIASKSPLPVSGCKIAINFARDHSTSESLQHMALLQSAIFDTQDLDEAISAWHGKRQGRFAALSPLTPPDGESARPGTAAGQSRVR; the protein is encoded by the coding sequence GTGTTTGACAGTAGCAGTCCGCGGGCCCGGTTTGGCTTCCAACGCGCGTTGCGAAATCTGATGGATTGCCTCGATACACTCGATCGGGTCCGGTTTCCCGTCATCTGCGCAGTTCAGGGCGGCTGCATCGGCGGAGGCCTCGATCTCGCGGTTGCCTGCGACATTCGCATTTGCACGACCGATGCCTTCTTCGCACTGCAGGAAACCGAACTCGGCATGACGGCTGATCTGGGTGTGCTCCAGCGCTTGCCGAAGGTCATTCCGGCCGGTGTGGCCCGCCAGATGGCCTACACTAGTGAGCGGCTGAGCGCCGAGCGTGCATTGGCAGTCGGCCTGGTGAATGCCGTGTTGCCCGATGCCAAGGCGCTGCTCGGACATGCGATGGAGTTAGCCCGAATCATCGCGTCGAAGTCCCCGCTGCCCGTTTCCGGGTGCAAGATTGCGATCAACTTCGCGCGCGATCACAGTACGTCGGAATCTCTGCAACACATGGCGTTGCTGCAGAGCGCCATCTTCGACACCCAGGATCTTGATGAGGCAATTTCCGCTTGGCATGGAAAGCGACAGGGACGCTTCGCCGCGCTATCGCCGCTGACCCCGCCCGACGGCGAATCCGCACGACCGGGAACCGCCGCAGGCCAGTCGCGCGTGCGCTGA
- a CDS encoding SDR family oxidoreductase: protein MLLNEATERAPLGELVDIKDVDYICAFLASRHARRVSGETLYVEGGVNIMA, encoded by the coding sequence CTGCTCCTCAACGAGGCTACCGAGCGTGCGCCGCTCGGCGAGCTGGTCGACATCAAGGACGTCGACTACATCTGCGCGTTTCTGGCCAGCCGCCACGCGCGGCGGGTTTCGGGCGAAACGCTCTATGTCGAAGGGGGCGTCAACATCATGGCCTGA
- a CDS encoding IS5 family transposase (programmed frameshift) produces MQAPIIDDELWALIEPLLPKPRRRSNERRGRPRVSERAALNGVLFVLRTGIRWNHLPTQLGFGSGATCWRRLDAWQKAGVWNRLHTLLLDRLREAGKLDLSYAAVDSSSVRAVGGGRKTGPNPTDRARPGSKHHVLVDANGVPVSVILTGANRNDVTQLLPLVDAIPPIRGTRGRPLRKPKVIYGDRGYDSDAHRKRLRDRDIRPVIARRRTEHGSGLGKFRWVVERTHSWLHNFRRLRIRFDRRSDIHEAFLKFACSLVCWNIFKRAESAF; encoded by the exons ATGCAAGCGCCGATCATTGACGACGAATTGTGGGCACTGATCGAACCGCTACTGCCGAAACCCAGACGCCGAAGCAACGAGCGCCGCGGACGACCCCGTGTGTCAGAGCGGGCGGCGCTCAATGGTGTCCTGTTTGTGTTACGCACCGGGATACGGTGGAACCACTTGCCGACCCAACTGGGGTTTGGTTCAGGCGCGACCTGCTGGCGTCGCCTCGACGCATGGCAGAAGGCAGGCGTCTGGAACAGGCTGCATACATTGCTGCTCGACAGGTTGCGCGAAGCCGGAAAACTGGACCTCTCATATGCTGCCGTCGATTCATCGTCGGTACGAGCCGTTGGGG GCGGCCGAAAAACTGGGCCGAACCCCACGGATCGCGCGCGCCCAGGTTCGAAGCACCACGTCCTTGTAGACGCCAACGGGGTACCGGTCAGCGTGATTCTGACCGGCGCAAACCGTAACGATGTCACCCAGTTGCTGCCGTTGGTCGATGCCATCCCGCCGATCCGCGGCACGCGTGGCCGACCACTGCGCAAGCCCAAAGTCATCTACGGCGATCGCGGCTACGACTCCGACGCACATCGCAAGCGCTTGCGAGATCGTGACATCAGGCCAGTAATCGCGCGACGTCGAACTGAACATGGCAGTGGTTTGGGAAAATTCCGCTGGGTGGTAGAACGAACTCACTCGTGGCTCCACAATTTCCGCCGGCTTCGCATTCGCTTCGATCGCCGCAGCGACATTCACGAGGCATTCCTCAAATTCGCTTGCTCGCTCGTGTGCTGGAATATATTCAAACGAGCGGAGTCGGCTTTTTGA
- a CDS encoding phosphate acetyltransferase, whose product MLRPERAHFSVKEPSMELRHAKYHRLITHCQTLAPMPTAVAHPCDRSSLEGAVDAAQKGLIMPILVGPRARIESVAAECMLSIGAYQIVDAPFSEASAAAAAQLVREGKAEALMKGSLHTDELMAEVVRRGAGLRTGRRVSHCFVMDVPAHADPLIVTDAAVNIAPTLEEKVDILQNAIDLAHALQFPEVRVAILSAMETVNPKVPSTIEAAALCKMVDRRQITGALVDGPLALDNAIDPAAARIKQIDSSVAGRANVLMVPDLEAGNMLAKSLSFLAGADAAGIVLGARVPIILTSRADSLITRLASCAVAVLVAVARREAAKIVG is encoded by the coding sequence ATACTTCGTCCTGAGCGCGCCCATTTTTCCGTAAAGGAACCATCCATGGAACTCAGACACGCGAAGTATCACCGGCTCATTACCCACTGCCAGACGCTGGCCCCGATGCCTACGGCCGTCGCCCATCCATGCGACAGGAGCTCGCTGGAAGGCGCAGTGGACGCGGCGCAGAAAGGCCTGATCATGCCGATCCTCGTCGGGCCGCGCGCTCGCATCGAATCGGTTGCCGCGGAGTGCATGCTTTCGATCGGCGCTTATCAGATCGTCGACGCACCGTTCAGTGAGGCTTCGGCCGCCGCGGCCGCGCAACTGGTGCGCGAGGGCAAGGCCGAGGCGCTGATGAAAGGCAGCCTCCACACCGATGAACTGATGGCCGAGGTGGTCCGGCGCGGTGCCGGGCTGCGCACGGGCCGGCGCGTCAGCCACTGCTTCGTCATGGACGTGCCCGCACACGCGGACCCGCTGATCGTAACCGACGCCGCCGTGAACATCGCGCCGACGCTGGAGGAAAAGGTAGACATCCTGCAGAACGCAATCGACCTCGCGCACGCGCTTCAGTTTCCAGAGGTACGCGTGGCGATCCTTTCGGCAATGGAAACCGTCAACCCGAAAGTGCCTTCGACGATCGAAGCAGCCGCGCTGTGCAAGATGGTGGATCGGCGGCAGATCACGGGTGCACTCGTCGATGGACCGCTGGCGCTCGATAACGCCATCGACCCCGCGGCGGCGCGCATCAAGCAGATCGACTCGTCCGTGGCCGGACGTGCGAATGTCCTTATGGTGCCGGACCTCGAAGCGGGCAACATGCTCGCCAAGAGCTTGTCGTTCCTCGCGGGCGCGGATGCCGCCGGCATCGTGCTCGGCGCGCGCGTGCCGATTATCCTGACGAGCCGCGCGGACTCGCTTATTACGCGGCTTGCCTCGTGCGCGGTTGCGGTGCTCGTCGCGGTTGCGCGGCGCGAAGCCGCAAAGATCGTCGGGTGA
- a CDS encoding DUF3141 domain-containing protein, with translation MDAATQLTRGQEIVGNIARVLERRTQFALEQYGKRLRAAVDGDASREQNETPFAAQLNSWSAWHYAVDVAQRSLLFWDTMRERGTQYVERTSQELKPALHFDYNVVLDGRHFARPVNYALLYIKPPEGVIVDAKKRPYLIIDPRAGHGPGIGGFRDDSQVGVALRAGHPVYFVVFFQNPEPGQTLLDVCAAEQEFVKKVRALHPDSPKPAIIGNCQGGWAAMMLASSSAEDTGPVVINGAPMSYWSGAWSEGAGDNPMRYAGGILGGTWLASFSSDLGNGKFDGAYLVQNFEYLNPANTLWDKYYHVYDNIDTEPPRFLEFERWWGGYYLMNREEIEWITRNLFIGNKLWSGEVRGTSGKAFDLRDIRSPIILFASMGDNITPPQQAFNWVADLYGSTEEIKARGQVIVGLMDENAGHLGVFVSGKVAKKQHAQIVNVLEAIETLAPGLYAMLIDEVNGADGKVAYEVTFVEHRLEEIAQRFNRFKREDEKPFEAVAELSEFNQRAYELFVQPYVQWTSNETSAHLLREFHPLRFQRWAFSDLNPWLAWLRPAANAVKANRQHADDIELWRKLEHRGSEIISATLDHYRAMRDAGAESLFFSLYTNPFLLHFADRYRNREAAASAATNPRELPFVRDALASIGQGGYDEAVARAAFLLARSGEPLPLARLATQRELVEAYAEYLPSLPPDQWRRVRGEQELIATYEPQQAIATLPVLLAKPEDRKRLLTLLDRLLADERVQSVPPTAQQWEALQRIRAVLGASPAPRPKHTSS, from the coding sequence ATGGACGCAGCCACGCAATTGACGCGCGGTCAGGAAATTGTCGGGAATATCGCGCGCGTGTTGGAAAGGCGCACGCAATTCGCACTGGAGCAATACGGAAAACGATTACGCGCAGCCGTCGATGGTGACGCCAGCCGCGAGCAGAATGAGACCCCATTCGCGGCGCAACTCAACTCTTGGAGCGCTTGGCATTACGCCGTCGATGTCGCACAGCGGTCGCTCCTGTTCTGGGACACGATGCGCGAGCGTGGCACGCAATACGTCGAACGCACTTCTCAGGAACTCAAGCCCGCGCTCCATTTCGACTATAACGTCGTGCTCGACGGCAGGCATTTCGCGCGCCCTGTTAATTATGCGCTGCTGTACATTAAGCCCCCCGAAGGTGTGATTGTCGACGCGAAAAAACGGCCGTATCTGATCATTGATCCGCGCGCCGGCCATGGTCCGGGCATTGGCGGCTTCAGGGATGATTCGCAGGTCGGCGTCGCGCTGCGCGCGGGCCATCCCGTGTACTTCGTCGTGTTCTTCCAGAACCCCGAACCCGGCCAGACACTGCTCGACGTATGCGCCGCCGAACAGGAGTTCGTCAAGAAAGTGCGTGCGCTGCATCCCGACAGCCCGAAGCCGGCCATCATCGGCAACTGCCAGGGCGGCTGGGCCGCGATGATGCTGGCGAGTTCGTCGGCGGAGGATACTGGCCCCGTCGTCATCAACGGCGCGCCGATGTCGTATTGGAGTGGTGCATGGAGTGAGGGCGCAGGCGACAATCCGATGCGCTATGCGGGCGGGATACTGGGCGGCACGTGGCTCGCGTCGTTTTCGTCCGATCTCGGCAACGGCAAGTTTGACGGCGCGTACCTCGTGCAGAACTTCGAATACCTGAACCCGGCCAACACCTTGTGGGACAAGTATTACCACGTGTACGACAACATCGACACGGAGCCGCCACGCTTTCTGGAGTTCGAGCGCTGGTGGGGTGGCTACTATCTGATGAACCGCGAAGAGATCGAGTGGATTACGCGCAATCTGTTCATCGGTAACAAGTTGTGGTCGGGCGAAGTGCGCGGCACTTCGGGCAAGGCGTTCGACCTGCGGGATATCCGCTCGCCGATCATCCTGTTCGCCTCGATGGGCGACAATATCACGCCACCGCAGCAGGCATTCAACTGGGTGGCCGACCTCTATGGCAGCACGGAGGAAATCAAGGCTCGCGGCCAGGTCATTGTCGGACTGATGGACGAGAATGCCGGGCATCTTGGCGTTTTCGTGTCGGGCAAGGTGGCGAAGAAGCAGCATGCGCAGATTGTCAACGTGCTCGAGGCAATCGAGACGCTGGCGCCGGGCCTCTACGCGATGTTGATCGACGAGGTGAACGGCGCCGACGGGAAGGTCGCATACGAAGTGACGTTCGTTGAACATCGTCTCGAGGAGATCGCGCAGCGTTTCAACCGGTTCAAGCGTGAGGACGAAAAGCCCTTCGAGGCCGTAGCCGAGCTTTCCGAATTCAATCAGCGTGCTTATGAATTGTTCGTGCAGCCCTACGTGCAGTGGACCTCGAACGAGACCAGTGCGCACTTGTTGCGCGAATTCCATCCACTACGCTTCCAGCGCTGGGCTTTTTCGGACCTCAATCCCTGGCTTGCCTGGCTGCGCCCGGCGGCCAACGCAGTTAAAGCCAACCGGCAGCATGCCGACGATATCGAGCTGTGGCGCAAGCTTGAACATCGTGGCTCGGAGATCATCAGCGCCACGCTCGACCACTACAGGGCGATGCGCGATGCCGGCGCAGAGTCGCTGTTCTTCAGCCTCTATACCAATCCCTTCCTGCTCCATTTCGCGGACCGATACCGCAATCGCGAGGCGGCCGCGTCCGCGGCTACCAACCCGCGCGAACTGCCTTTCGTGAGGGATGCCCTGGCGTCGATCGGGCAGGGCGGCTACGACGAAGCGGTCGCCCGCGCGGCTTTCCTGCTTGCGCGCAGCGGGGAGCCGTTGCCGCTCGCCCGGCTTGCGACGCAGCGCGAACTGGTTGAAGCCTACGCGGAGTATCTGCCCAGCTTGCCGCCCGATCAGTGGCGGCGCGTTCGCGGCGAACAGGAGCTCATCGCAACTTACGAGCCGCAGCAGGCGATCGCGACGCTTCCGGTGCTGCTCGCCAAACCGGAAGACCGCAAGCGGTTGCTGACGTTGCTGGACCGACTGCTGGCCGACGAGCGCGTGCAAAGCGTGCCGCCGACCGCGCAGCAATGGGAGGCGTTGCAACGCATTCGCGCGGTGCTCGGCGCTTCTCCCGCGCCGCGGCCTAAGCATACTTCGTCCTGA
- a CDS encoding LysR family transcriptional regulator — protein MEYIESLRLFRTIVEVKNFRRAGEMMDLSPSVVSRAIASLEERLGARLFHRSTRQFSLTEAAERFYDGCCRILDDLDCLEANAASHGRLPTGMLRLVAHTTATLSWLAPLILAFKRKHPKITLDVTLTERPVDLTADGYDLGIILPFMLATDLAVTRLLQRLPLVIVTTEAYLNGRPRPRHPADLADHVFVTVPPSMHKPFVTFRMGQEHATFPINYEITSNNPIFNRDVLLEGFGVGVLPITLVEHDIKAGRLVRLLEEFEIADSAAEVRLAYIGRALLPAKVRAFIDHAAEFFEGAPDGSDAA, from the coding sequence ATGGAATATATCGAAAGCTTGCGCCTGTTCCGGACTATTGTTGAAGTCAAAAATTTCAGGCGCGCCGGGGAAATGATGGATCTATCGCCCTCAGTCGTTTCGCGGGCGATCGCATCGCTGGAGGAGCGCCTGGGCGCACGACTCTTCCATCGTTCGACTCGACAGTTTTCGCTGACGGAAGCTGCGGAGCGTTTTTACGACGGTTGCTGCCGCATCCTCGACGATCTCGACTGCCTCGAAGCCAATGCGGCGAGTCATGGTCGACTGCCGACGGGTATGCTTCGACTGGTCGCACATACGACCGCCACGCTGTCCTGGCTCGCACCACTGATTTTGGCCTTCAAACGTAAGCATCCGAAGATTACCCTGGATGTCACCCTAACGGAGCGGCCCGTTGACCTGACGGCTGACGGTTACGATCTCGGTATCATCCTGCCGTTCATGTTGGCGACGGATCTGGCTGTGACGCGGCTTCTGCAACGGTTGCCGCTCGTCATCGTTACAACGGAAGCTTACCTGAACGGGCGTCCCCGGCCTCGGCATCCGGCTGACCTGGCGGACCATGTGTTCGTCACTGTTCCTCCGTCGATGCACAAGCCGTTTGTCACCTTTCGAATGGGGCAGGAACACGCCACTTTCCCGATCAACTATGAGATTACGTCGAATAACCCCATTTTTAATCGGGACGTTCTGCTCGAAGGGTTCGGTGTTGGCGTGCTGCCAATAACACTTGTCGAGCACGACATAAAGGCCGGACGGCTCGTTCGTCTGCTGGAAGAATTTGAGATCGCAGATTCTGCTGCGGAGGTTCGCCTGGCGTACATCGGACGCGCACTGCTGCCCGCGAAGGTGAGGGCATTCATTGATCACGCCGCGGAGTTTTTTGAAGGTGCCCCGGACGGTTCGGACGCAGCTTAG
- a CDS encoding MinD/ParA family protein, which translates to MKYNVSAQVFPVGPRQTAPQSDARIIAVTGGSEQLGRTTVVVNLAIALTRLGLKVLVVDECPGSRSASATLAAIRQGSAFTPVIQGNFPHVLAAESRRPRFNTTGAHVSNPHDIDGLEPVATAGRGPDIVLIDAALDGSGGLSPLALQAQDVLVVMQLSVEAIAEAYVCMKRLRVAQEVGHFRVIVNLLDGEGEVEPVLESLRSIARDYLAASVFKAGSIAVDPCITRAVELSRSVADAFPASGAAKDFARLAFDIQSWPRPPVASRPHSAKGHFQSSNVMRDLGGPSLGVIDARTGPRP; encoded by the coding sequence GTGAAATACAATGTCTCGGCTCAGGTATTCCCGGTCGGGCCGCGCCAGACGGCTCCGCAGAGTGACGCGCGAATTATCGCTGTTACAGGTGGCTCGGAACAATTGGGGCGCACGACCGTCGTCGTCAATCTCGCGATAGCGTTGACCAGGCTGGGTTTGAAGGTTCTCGTGGTAGACGAATGTCCCGGCAGCCGATCAGCAAGCGCCACCCTCGCGGCGATCCGGCAGGGTAGCGCGTTCACTCCTGTGATACAGGGGAACTTCCCGCATGTTCTGGCGGCCGAGAGCCGTCGGCCACGGTTCAATACGACTGGTGCACACGTCTCGAATCCCCACGACATCGACGGCCTGGAACCTGTTGCGACGGCCGGGCGCGGCCCGGACATCGTGCTGATCGATGCTGCCCTTGACGGAAGCGGGGGGTTATCGCCGCTCGCCTTGCAGGCGCAAGACGTGCTCGTTGTCATGCAGTTGTCGGTCGAGGCGATCGCAGAGGCCTACGTTTGCATGAAACGCCTGCGCGTTGCACAGGAGGTCGGGCATTTTCGCGTCATCGTGAATCTGCTCGACGGCGAAGGTGAGGTTGAGCCGGTGCTGGAAAGCTTGCGAAGCATCGCTCGCGATTATCTGGCCGCCTCGGTCTTCAAGGCCGGCTCCATTGCAGTCGATCCCTGCATCACGCGGGCCGTTGAGTTGTCACGCTCCGTCGCCGACGCATTTCCCGCTTCTGGCGCGGCGAAGGATTTCGCTCGCCTGGCTTTCGATATCCAGTCTTGGCCGAGGCCGCCAGTAGCTTCGCGACCGCATTCCGCGAAAGGCCATTTCCAGTCATCCAATGTGATGCGAGACCTCGGTGGACCGTCGCTAGGCGTCATTGATGCGCGCACGGGTCCGCGTCCATAG
- a CDS encoding TetR/AcrR family transcriptional regulator: MKPERLTHARRKEQTRERLFDAARTIFLEKGWTSTSVEDIVEAAGYTRGAFYSNFRNKQELLTELLRRHAEEARATLQDIVDAGGTPEQMKARAIAYYSRDCLQSDCFPLWVEAQLLARRDIAFGERVREFRLERLLQVSAHVRTLVAGDSGLSMSADALALGLLSLCEGMLFYRSCNPQTVTDQTIQSVLAECFSSLLRRQGQEKRHGEHGAGAGAPCI; the protein is encoded by the coding sequence ATGAAGCCTGAACGCCTGACGCACGCGCGCAGAAAAGAGCAGACGCGCGAGCGCCTGTTTGACGCCGCACGTACCATTTTCCTTGAAAAGGGTTGGACCTCTACGAGCGTGGAAGACATCGTTGAGGCCGCGGGTTATACGCGCGGCGCCTTTTACTCGAATTTCCGGAACAAACAGGAACTGTTGACAGAACTGTTGCGGCGCCATGCCGAAGAGGCACGGGCAACTCTGCAGGACATCGTCGACGCGGGTGGCACGCCCGAGCAAATGAAGGCGCGTGCGATCGCTTACTACAGCCGCGACTGCCTGCAAAGCGATTGCTTCCCACTCTGGGTCGAGGCCCAACTCCTCGCGCGCCGCGACATCGCGTTCGGGGAGCGTGTCCGTGAGTTCCGGCTCGAGAGGCTCCTGCAGGTCAGCGCCCATGTAAGGACGCTCGTGGCTGGCGACAGCGGGCTGTCTATGTCGGCGGACGCGCTCGCGCTCGGCTTGTTGAGCCTGTGTGAGGGCATGCTTTTCTACAGGTCATGCAATCCGCAGACAGTGACCGACCAGACGATTCAATCTGTGCTCGCCGAATGTTTTTCGTCTTTACTGCGGCGACAGGGGCAAGAGAAACGTCATGGTGAGCATGGAGCGGGCGCGGGAGCGCCGTGCATTTAA